A portion of the Channa argus isolate prfri chromosome 19, Channa argus male v1.0, whole genome shotgun sequence genome contains these proteins:
- the LOC137104933 gene encoding cadherin-12-like isoform X2, translated as MMYWVWLGSISFQNNTAGIVTKRSGFRRRLQEIYFLPVVIEDNGYPPKSSTGTLTIRVCGCESDGSLLTCGAEAIFLPVGLSTGALIAILLCIIILLVIVVLYVGLRRQKKKETLMSSKEDIRDNVIHYDDEGGGEEDTHAFDMGTLRNPKVVKENLYRRDIKPELKRAPRHPVSQESADIRDFISQRLKEHDMDNSAPPYDSLATYAYEGDGSVAESLSSIESLAVELEEDYDYLNDWGPRFKTLAGIFGEQSETQSDSTSTENTH; from the exons ATGATGTACTGGGTGTGGTTGGGCTCTATCAGCTTTCAAA ACAACACGGCGGGAATTGTGACAAAGCGGAGTGGCTTTAGACGGCGTTTACAGGAGATCTACTTTCTTCCTGTTGTGATTGAGGATAATGGCTACCCACCCAAGAGCAGCACAGGCACCCTGACCATCCGTGTGTGCGGCTGCGAGTCGGATGGGTCCCTGTTAACTTGTGGCGCCGAGGCCATCTTTCTCCCCGTGGGCCTCAGCACGGGAGCGCTGATCGCCATACTTCTATGTATCATCATCCTCTTAG TAATCGTGGTCCTCTACGTGGGCTTgagaagacagaagaaaaaggagaCCCTCATGTCGTCCAAAGAGGACATCCGGGATAATGTGATCCACTATGATGATGAAGGAGGGGGCGAGGAGGACACGCACGCGTTCGACATGGGGACACTCCGCAATCCCAAGGTTGTCAAGGAGAACCTGTACCGCAGGGACATCAAACCTGAGCTGAAGAGAGCCCCCAGGCACCCTGTCTCTCAGGAAAGCGCAGACATCCGAGATTTCATCAGTCAGCGTCTGAAAGAGCACGACATGGACAACTCGGCCCCTCCTTACGACTCTCTGGCCACATACGCTTACGAAGGCGACGGCTCTGTGGCCGAATCGCTCAGCTCCATCGAGTCCCTCGCTGTGGAGCTTGAGGAGGACTATGATTACCTCAATGACTGGGGCCCCCGCTTTAAGACGCTGGCAGGGATATTTGGGGAACAGTCAGAAACTCAGTCGGACTCAACAAGCACGGAGAACACACATTGA